A portion of the Deinococcus ruber genome contains these proteins:
- a CDS encoding DUF892 family protein: MNLRPSELRALYVIHLQQLYSTEVQALDALPTVAIDLSAPAVRQRLLLNAIETPVHMTMLETIFAELGEEPDGPSCEAMGALVRLCGYVREQRPAGLARDVLLVGVVQEMKHLGIAKYTMAQTFAKVLGYEGHLAWFSRAKGDEERAEQELNFFVLGLELTDHGP, encoded by the coding sequence TTGAACCTCCGGCCCAGTGAACTTCGCGCCCTGTACGTCATTCATCTGCAACAGCTGTACTCCACGGAAGTCCAGGCACTGGACGCACTGCCGACTGTAGCCATCGACCTCTCAGCGCCAGCGGTGCGGCAGCGACTGCTGCTCAACGCCATCGAGACACCGGTGCACATGACGATGCTGGAAACCATCTTTGCAGAGCTCGGTGAGGAGCCGGACGGCCCCAGCTGCGAGGCGATGGGCGCCCTGGTGAGGTTATGCGGGTATGTGAGGGAGCAGCGTCCAGCTGGTCTTGCCCGGGATGTGCTGCTGGTGGGCGTCGTGCAGGAGATGAAGCATCTGGGCATTGCCAAGTACACGATGGCGCAGACGTTCGCGAAGGTGCTGGGCTATGAAGGGCACTTGGCGTGGTTTTCGAGAGCCAAAGGCGACGAGGAGAGGGCGGAGCAGGAGCTGAACTTCTTCGTCCTGGGTCTTGAGCTGACAGATCATGGCCCATGA
- a CDS encoding response regulator transcription factor — protein sequence MPPPHILLIEDDDDIARLLQLDLTDAGYLVTHATSVATGLTSAREHIPDLVLLDLGLPDGDGRDVLKRLRRGSERPVIVLTAHDAIEDKIDLLTLGADDYVVKPFALPELLARISVQLRHDADTTLELRGLEVRVQQRVVLYQGVDVALSPTEFELLTLLMEQPGRVYSRQELVQKTNTKDALSEHSTVIDAHMANLRSKLRDLGAYNYVRTVRGYGYALRNDSAEKTP from the coding sequence ATGCCCCCGCCGCACATCCTGCTCATCGAAGACGACGACGATATTGCCCGCCTTCTCCAATTGGACCTCACAGACGCGGGCTACCTCGTCACCCATGCCACCTCGGTGGCCACCGGCCTGACCAGTGCCCGCGAACACATCCCAGATCTGGTCTTGCTGGATCTCGGCCTGCCGGACGGCGATGGCCGCGACGTCCTCAAGCGGCTGCGCAGGGGCAGTGAACGCCCGGTCATTGTGCTCACCGCCCACGATGCCATCGAAGATAAAATTGACCTCTTGACCCTCGGCGCGGACGATTACGTGGTCAAGCCCTTTGCGCTTCCGGAATTGCTGGCCCGCATCAGCGTGCAGCTGCGCCATGACGCCGACACCACCCTTGAACTGCGGGGTTTAGAGGTACGGGTGCAGCAGCGCGTGGTCCTGTACCAAGGAGTGGACGTCGCGCTCTCCCCAACCGAGTTCGAGCTCTTGACGCTGCTGATGGAGCAGCCGGGTCGGGTGTACTCCCGGCAGGAACTCGTCCAGAAAACAAACACCAAGGATGCGCTCTCTGAGCACAGTACTGTGATCGATGCACACATGGCTAATCTCCGCAGCAAACTTCGGGACCTCGGCGCGTACAACTATGTGCGCACCGTGCGCGGGTATGGCTACGCCCTGCGCAACGACTCAGCCGAGAAGACCCCATAA